The genomic window ATTGTGCAGCTATACTCTCTGTGAGATGTCATGCGGCAAGTGTTTTAACCAGCATTggtaaattcagaaaaaaacctgAAATTTTGTTGCAATGTTCGAAGAAGTTCTTAGGAATTCTTAGTAATTGCTTCAAAGCTTTGTATTCATGTTATACCAAAGCAGAACATCCTCTAATTTTTATACAAGTTATCCATACTGTGCAGATGTGGGCATGATCCTGTTCAGACTTGCCCTTAATGTGAATCTATTCTCCACAAGGGATTGTAGCCCAACAATTAGACCTAACAAACATTAAAggatggtatatatatatatatatatatatatatatatatatatatttaatttaagtcATTTAATTGATCCCATACAGATACTGaccatgaaatatttatatttaatatttaatatgaatatttatgaagGTATAGTTGCTGTTTCATGTGTCAGACATTTATTGCCATCTAGTGGATGGTCACTGTGTTTAGCTAAAGTCTGCAGGTTTACCTGAGATTTCCTGTAGTTCAATGTCCATTGCATTCCACTAGTTGTGCTTAAAAGAACATGAATATACTGTACTTAGTTATGAGGCAATCACTAAAGCATAAAGGCACACATAGATAAACCTAGCATAGATAAAAGtgctatttatttttgacatgGTGAGGCACAACTGGATCTACTGTAGATTTCAATTCTTTTAATCgacccattacttttggtcccagTCTGTTGCTCTGTGCTGACACTGCTGTTCGCGTGTGTCTCTGAGATCAAGAGAGGAAGAAAGTTTATCTCACGTTATATTCACCTCACACCTGAACAACAAGGCAAATAATGTGCTGTCTTCATTACCAGATGGTGGAATCAACTTCCCTACAAGCAGAACAGACATAAAACCACCTTTCTGTTTTATGAATGATTGCATTATATACTTCACCAATCACCCTGTCTAAATGAGGATTAAGTGCTACACGTGAAATTTGGTGCGATTGTTCTCACCTTGTTTCTGCAGAGCTGACTGCAGCTACTGGATTTCTGAGACTTGCAGACGAATCAAATTTACATTTCTATTCAATGCTATTGATTCAATCATGTGATAATAATTCATACTAACCCGCTGTCTTCATCTCCATCCTCTTTAATAGATGTAACTGAAGATCTCTCAGACTCTCAGACCTGCCAGAGAAATCAAACCACCATGAATCTGTAAATGCTGTCACAAACAATTCACAATAGAGGGTTTACAGAAGCTGGAggataatttatatatttacactccATATTGAATCTGGTCTCTGATGCTGTCGGGTAAGATCCTGAAGAGCTGGAGGAGCCTTCACAGCCATCAGGACGATACTATGGATAAGAGTTTTGCAAGAGTTGGACTAATTACATGAGAGGTAATGTGTAAAGcagtgtgtgttcgtgtgtgtgtgtgtgtgtgtgtgtgtgcgcaatgCTTACAAACATGGGGTGCAGTCACTTCTTACAGTTGAAATATTGGATAAAGTGCTCAAGGCCACAGAGGGAAACTTCTTCCATGCACAACCCCTTTGATTATATCCTGCATTTGgtatttttaagaagaaaaaaaaacctcttaataacattaacagaatattataaaacaaatcattCAATTCCTGGATTCTAATTGTGCCAGCTatgatataaaacataaaatcccACTTCTAGACATTTCGTTCTTTGGGAAATCGTTTCAACCTGTGATGTgcaaaattgtgtttttgtgcaaATTCTTAACAAACCTTTCCATCTAGAAATTTCATCTGGGTTGGAGGGACATGCACACCTACAGCATTGCCTTTAGTGACAGTGTATTGCGGCAGTGGACACAAATGGAAGTCCAGGTCACACTCCAGGTAAAGCGGAGCTGGTTAGAGGCAGAAACATGTGGTGCAGGATTctcaattaaaatacaaaagataGCATTAATTCAAATTATCTCACTCAGCACCATTTTGGATGGCTCTCGAGTGACATTTCCTATTTTTTCTTTGTGGCTTGCCACTCAACCGTACACACATGTAAGAGCATTTTTCACGTATTTTCCGCAAATTCAGACATATTACAAAACCACATTTGGCATTTCAGGCAAAAGACTGTAATTCAGGAATTTTAGGAAAAATTATAAGACAAAAAAGTCCCTTTTAGAAGGTAATGGAGTGTGGAAAAAAACACTTGCTTCCCGTACCTTTAGACTGAATAATGGAATCGTAAGTTTCATATCCGCTTCAGGCATTCTGACAGGAACATGCCTCAATGCATTCACAGCCCGAAAACCACAACACAGCTTCATCCTCAATCTCACAAAATATGCACTGTTATTACATATCTCCAATGCTGAACTGAAACTTTGCGGCAATGCTCACACAGAATGAAGCTCTATAATTTGGAAGCTCTAATAGATTTGGATAATATTTTCagtaactaaaaatattaaagttgtaaaatcacaattataaagtGTGTCATAAAGAGTTCTACACAAGGTCTGCACGATAACCATAAGCAGTCTCTCACTGGTTCGTTAGGTTGGTCTTCAGGTATAAATGTATTGAAGGTGAAGGTCAGAAGTTTTTCTGGTGTGAGCTCAAAAAGACATGGCTTCTCATTCTCATCtgcaacaaaacagaaaaatataaaaaaaaaaaaacatgcatttggaTGATATGGATATTTAAAACTATAACAATGTACTATAATAGCAATAGACACTACTGCTGAAATGTCTGGGGtaggtaatattattattattattattattattattattattattattattattatgttcttGAAGTTTCTTAGGCTCACCAAGGCTTTCTatatatttgatgtattttaaaatgtaatttattcctgtgatgtcaaagctacattttcagcatcattactcaagtcttcattATCACGTGATCCTTCATTCTAATATCCCaaattgctcaagaaacatttattatcatttgatttttgaaagtattttttgtgGAAGCCATGATTTTTCAGAAGATTTTGTTAGGATTCTTTGATCAGtcgaaacttcaaaagaacagcatttatttttaaatgttgaagaGATTTTTGTAAACGTAAAAGtcgttactgtcacttttcatcaaaACAAGTATTAGTTTAGCTCCCTGCAGACTCCTGCTCTTAGTGACACCAGTCTCTTGTTAATAAGACATTAAAGAACAGCTTCAATTAATCAAAAcacaatgtaacattattataCTTATTAGTACAGTCAAGCATTTCATTTACAAGCACTAGTAATCAAATTAGTTTAAcgacattcaaattaaattacattaaaagggCTAAGGCTGAGTTATGAGTTATGTTGACTTTCGTGCAGTATGCTGGAAGAGTCTGAGCACTCTGAAAATAGCAGCAGATTCTGGGAGCTTTAACACAGAGATGTTGAATAAGTCTTAAAGATATGAATTTTAAGATAATGACTTGAGCTAGATGCTAATGCGTACATGCAAAAAGTACTGCAGTATCAAGATGCAATTTCATGATATGAGCTTAACATACCTACTCAAAACTATGTATTTTCCCACCATCAGTGATGTATGTACTTGTAAAACAAGTATGCAAATTGGGGCACAAACTAACTTAAAGATACAGGCTAGAAACATTGACAGATGTCAATAAAAAAGACactaatatattcaaatatttcagTGTGACACTTTCACATACTTGTCCAACATGTCGCAAAATTCGCCGTGAGGAAAGTTTAGTTGAAGCTCTTGAAGAGGCCACTGACTCGCCACTGTATTTTAGCTGAAACGCACATAAAATGCATGAGCATTCAGTGGAAAGTGACACAAAATGTTCAATATGAATCAAACCATTACACTGGCTTACTTTGTATGCAGCAAGTGCCTTAAGGCTTTAAGTTTCTGTTCTGTTGAACATGGGTCATCACCCAGATCAGCCTGCCTAAGATCAAGGGTTGTCTAGTTCACCCTATAATATTGTTTGCAAACTCAGAATATCTATCGGTCATATATGTTGTATAATCACATAGAGCAACACACCAGCAGATAtgattgtttttttccttttgttggACCTTCTTCAAAAATGCAGCTTCCTTCATCGCTCTTGTTTGGTCTGCAATCTTGGTATAGGACATGGCTTcaagaaataaaacacaaaaggtaTCTTGCATTAAATAAACGTAATTTGTGGCCACATCGATTCAAATTTGAttagttttatgttgttttacaAATCCAATCCAAATCTGTTCGTGTATGGTTTAAAATcagattaaatcattaaaattggATTTCAGTGTTTTCGGCCGTAACACTCAGACAGCAGCACAAAATAAAGTGCTACATACAAAAAAAGAATGGCCTTAGAAGACCAGAAACGCTCCACTGTAAATGGCCATTTTCAGGTCGGGTAACTTGTAAAAGGGGCATGTAATTGGGAGACTATTAAATGGAGTGCTATTTATTATTCTCTAAGCTCCTCTCTGCTGAAAGGACCAGATTAGATCAGCAATTTCCATGCAGGTCCGGGAAAGTTTTTGCTTTAAAGTGGAAGTTTGATACTGGTGGACCACCATAACTCTTTGTCTTTTGTAGGGGCAAAAACATCACTCTGCGTGACCAATTCCAGTTAAAAAGCCTGGTGGAAACATCAGCATTCCAGCACACAGACACTGTAGCCTTTACCAAACGTTCATTTCCTGGGTTTTAGATCTTTACATGCACCTCAGAGGCTCTCTGGATGAGGAATGGTGTTCTTACCCTCCCGGAGGACCTTGTATCTCATTTAGTTTTGTGGCTGGAGAAGCATTTTAACGAGTCCTGTATGTGTATCTGTATCTGTGGTGGATACCTACAGTTGAGGATCAGGTTTGGTCTTCCTTTTGCTACCCTATAagagcaaaaacagaaaaatatgatTGTATGCTTCAACCAGAAACAATGCTTtaatttttctattaatttaaattagtagtagtattactaACACTGATCATgtcattgtatattttttatctaataaacTTGTAATATAGAAACTGCATGCTTTAAACAATACCACAACTAAAGGCTTTGCAGGTTTATGAGAGTAATTCTGTGTATGTTTCCCACATTTGATGGCTTTGATGGTAtgaagtcaaatcaaattcaattcaataagCTTAAATTTGTCTCACAAAACCTCTCTCTGCAGACTGCTTTTGGGCCAAAATGAAACTGACCTAAGCTAATTCAAATTCCTGCATCTATACAGCTGAAAACTTTTCAGACCctgtagaaaaaaaacagcacGACCTTGTTTTCTGTTTTGGATTCTGGTCGTCTTACTCAGCTTGAAAGAGCAATATTTTTGCTGGTGAACAGCATGGCTTGGCTTGTCCTCCAGCAGGAGTAGCTCCAAACCAGCAGTGAAATACACCGTGATTGAAGCTGATCTTTTCAAACTGACATAAGTTTCAGAATACCTTCTCCCAGGAGGGAGTCGTTTTAAGCTCATAATGGGAAGTAACAGCTGGAGGTTTTCCATCAGAAGTCTTCTGCTCTTCAACCAAATGATCATCATCTTTGCCGTTTCCTTCAGGTTTACTGAGGCACAGAAAACACAAATGCCATTCATGTTTGTGCAAAAAGCATCTGATCATTAAGGATGTTGCTATGTCGTTGCTAAAGTGCTATGAGTGCTTTGAACATATTGCATTTGGCATTGCTAACACACtgcaatcttttattttttatttttttttagctatttttgctttttgttaGGTTCCTGGACAGTCTGCCAGTGTGCCTACTTGCCTCCTAAAatgagctttattttatttataaaaaacatatatatattataatgaaatacagcttaaacatttattttttttcaattttttttcagctctttgctgtttgttttcagatattaaaatatcctcgaatattagaaaaataatacagTAGGTTGATGGTTAccttttttatgtacttaatttGGAAATGCTTTGTTAAAGGGGGTAAAATACGGACATCGAGCACCTCCAAAACATATTGATGAGTTTCTTGGGAATAAACAACAACAGCTTTTAACATTACATCATACTTCCTCCCATATTCTTTCCGCTCTGTCACGTTTCTTTCAGTAACAACATGAAGTGTTTTCCTCTGACCACAGAGTTCTATCAAAATTCTCCAGTGAAAACTTTTTGGATCAatgaatttttttgtttcagatcaatGACCCAAACAAGAAGTCAAAACTAAACCATGTCTACCATGTAAACATTCCACAAACATTTGCATGCAAGACATGAATTGTATTCTTTTATAACAAGAAGTGAAAAACCAACCAGAACCTTTCCTACTTCAAAGCCACTGAAATGCAGTTCAGCCTGAACTACACTGTTACTCTTCGGTCTGGCAAAAGCCCCTGAAAAATTTACACACAAAGACACAATTATACATTAATGTGAAATCACATCAGTTTCTTAAGATACCAGTTACGTTAGTGGCCTGTTAGTCAGCTACAGGCGTAATGTTTAAGAAACAAACATTAGAAAAATATTCATTGAGTAGTGTAGTTTATAAATATTCTATATTCCATGTATTCTCTCAGTTGATATGAGAGACTACATGGAATAtagattatttttaaacattttgacataaaagttttgtttaattgaaaaaaaaaaacacatttatttctattcataTTAAAGCAAATAACGGGGGAAATTTCTGGTGAAAGGTTTAAACACGTAACGTTACCGGAAGTCAGAGGCTGATGATACTGTAAACCACACAACGTCGCCATCAAACAAAGAGTTTTATTTGAAATCCATTGGTTTAGGTGTTCTGTAATTTCACTGTAAAACATTTCACATTGATTAAACTTATAAACGAAAGTTCACCTGCTGCCTTAAAAATGTGAGATACTCTGTTTCAACTCAAGAAGTTACGttttacaatttaacaatttattaaactAATGGTCATTTGTTGTTTCAACTTAAAACAACTTACTATTTTACATTATCAGTTCAAGAAAACTAAAATCAGCTCATAATAAAGAGATTTGTAACTGGTCTTCTCAAAAATGTAACAactttattgaaataaattcaaGTAATGTTGTACAAGCATTGGTTTGAGAATACAAATTCTTGTAGGAAAACAGGTTTTAAAAAGCCATTTAAGAACACAAGTGCTTAAACATCCATTTCATCAAAACATCCAAGTTTCTCTAATAATGTACAGAACTAGAAGAAAGGTAGATGAGTGGTATAAAAGAGGTATAGAATAtgtaaatggggggggggggcatgaaTTGGGGAAAAATGAGTTGtaatcatactaaatgcatgttattttttgtttagtagtgtcctgaataagatattgtacataaaagatattaacatttagtccgcaagacaaaaaattgctgaaattgttaaaataaccccactcaaaagtttgggaacccttggttcttaatactgtgttctgtcacctgatgatcctcggctgtctttctgttttgtgatggttttgcatgagtcccttgtttgttctgaacagttaaactgagcagcagtcttcagaaaaatctttaaggtcctgcagattcttcagttttccagcatctttgcatatttgaaccctttccagcagtgactttatgattttgagatgcatcttttcagactgaagacatttgagggactcaaacacaactatttaaaaagattcaaacctttactgatgctccagaaggaaacaagatgcattaagagctggggggtgaaatcttttatatgcaatatcttactcaggtcagtactaaataaaatataacatgcatttagtatgatctctcttattttttgaaaactaCTCGCATTCTCACAGATTCTTCAAAGGGTGCCTAAACTTTCTATTTGTTTTtcatgaaaccaaaaaaaaaggggggggggggctaatCATTTTATAGACCTAAATGAAATTgattagaaatataaaaacacttaCTTAACACTTACATAACATAAGTATGTGTGAAGTTTAGTGCTAACAATATGATACAACTATTAAATTAACTGGGCCAAAAGGTAAgaacaattcaattttattttatttatttattacatatttcactattttatgaaaacaatacaACCATTTATAGGCATACAATGATATCAGTTTCTCAGAAAGTACATTCAATAATTATCACAATAAACAATGCAAGAAATTATATACAACAGACAGCCATTGCACCACTGcagttatacatatatacataacatatatatatataaattatatacttgtgataatcaAGATCATTCTTAAGTAAATAAGTTCATCTCAGCTTATTGATGACTTCAGCAAACACCCTCAGAGATGCTCGGCTCAGAGCTTGCGTCAGCTATGTTGTAGTAACAAGACTGAGTGCTAGTGGAGCCTTCGAAGCAGGGGCTGTttgaatgagtaaataatgagttTTTCAAGCATAACGGGTAGAGATGGTTAGAGTAAAAAATAGGTGCATGATTTATGTTCACCAGGAGTTTGTAGTCCTCTTCCACCTCTTGAATTGGGCCGAGAACAGACGACAAACCAGAGTCCTTGTCCTCGGAGATCTTGCTTTTCTCGCTGAGCTCTTCATATAGATGTTCCTCCGATATGGCACTGATTTTATCATGCTGTTCTTTCTGCTGTGCTGAATGATGGGTTGCCTCAGCATTCCAAAATGATGGTACGAATAGATTCTAGAAAGAAATATATGGTTTTTAAACAATATTGTGTACTAAAACAATGACTCttttcagtaatttaaataaagctgacatAAACCTTATATGAAAATGATAAAGGTTGCCTAGTCAccattacattttacaaacaatCACAAAGACATAACAAATAACTGAAATTCTGAAGTAGAAAACCTGAAAtgctattttcttgtaaaatggaCTCCaacaatctttatttttaacgacttagaattttatttaaaaaatatatatatataattattcaactgctagtaaattttacaaataCTTTCAAAGAAATTTCaatgaaacatgacattttgaagtaaaaagactgaaatattcctatattatatatgaagtattttaatgtaaaatgtactttaataactttttaaaaaacaatgttttacagTGCAGCTGAAATATGTTTAAGCTGAATaccctttataaaataaaaacatgcagaaataaataaaacaaataaaaaaatgacaaaagcattaaaaattaaaacaattgtgctgaaacaaatcaaaatgaatgaaaatataaaaatgaaagctaattttaacattttaaaatgtctaaatcTAATCCAAAAATGTTTATGGTCAGATAAGAAAAGTTGTGTATGTTACACATATATAAAACGTAGTGGAATGACAGGAGATCCATACCTTGAGAAGTTCTGGTAGGTTGGTTTTCGGGTACAGGAATCGGTACACTTTATAGATCAGCAAAGCGGCCAGGATTGCCAGAAAAAGAAGGATGGCAGCAGCAATCACACAGCTGATGAGCactaatgcaaacacacacacacacacacacacacacagagagagagagagagagagattggcaCCTTGGGATCCTCCTTGTAGCTTCTCAAAAGGAAACAATTCTTTTGAGTCACTTGAATTATTGATAAATTCTTAATCTATTTTAATCTTGTTGAATATATACATGACTGTATGATTATTgctttaattattgaaatattttgcaGGTGAAGACACACTTACCAGATGTGTTAGTCACACATACGGCAGTACTGAAATGTTTGACATTTCTGTAGCCTTTGGGAATCACCAAAGCCTGAGCACAATATCTGCTCCAGAAATGTAGTCCTTTAATACTCAGTTTAACATAATCTTCTTTGGTTTCAGCAACCGTCTTCTCCACTGCCTACAGGGACAAAGTTCATCTTATGGTTATTGaagataattataaaatatttttttttttttgtttgtggcttcacaatagtttatatatatatatatatatgaaaagaaatggaaatagattattt from Carassius auratus strain Wakin chromosome 1, ASM336829v1, whole genome shotgun sequence includes these protein-coding regions:
- the LOC113109769 gene encoding interleukin-10 receptor subunit beta-like isoform X1 codes for the protein MSAKLCLWALIFFVTKDVHPNYAEANVAAPQNVMVTSVNMAAVVEWTSPHNPMRNVTYTARYILKNNVSSICVNTRELKCDAGRLPSIFGRYIFQVRAEDQGMFSKWVDTAIFKPNKHSIIGPPTVHLVIQSNTLDVHVQAPVMKVGNLAEIFSQMSYIIRHWTEGFEEEAVEKTVAETKEDYVKLSIKGLHFWSRYCAQALVIPKGYRNVKHFSTAVCVTNTSVLISCVIAAAILLFLAILAALLIYKVYRFLYPKTNLPELLKNLFVPSFWNAEATHHSAQQKEQHDKISAISEEHLYEELSEKSKISEDKDSGLSSVLGPIQEVEEDYKLLVNINHAPIFYSNHLYPLCLKNSLFTHSNSPCFEGSTSTQSCYYNIADASSEPSISEGVC
- the LOC113109769 gene encoding interleukin-10 receptor subunit beta-like isoform X2, with translation MSAKLCLWALIFFVTKDVHPNYAEANVAAPQNVMVTSVNMAAVVEWTSPHNPMRNVTYTARYILKNNVSSICVNTRELKCDAGRLPSIFGRYIFQVRAEDQGMFSKWVDTAIFKPNKHSIIGPPTVHLVIQSNTLDVHVQAPVMKVGNLAEIFSQMSYIIRHWTEGFEEEAVEKTVAETKEDYVKLSIKGLHFWSRYCAQALVIPKGYRNVKHFSTAVCVTNTSVLISCVIAAAILLFLAILAALLIYKVYRFLYPKTNLPELLKNLFVPSFWNAEATHHSAQQKEQHDKISAISEEHLYEELSEKSKISEDKDSGLSSVLGPIQEVEEDYKLLPLLRRLH